In Haliaeetus albicilla chromosome 18, bHalAlb1.1, whole genome shotgun sequence, the DNA window AAGAGCTGTATCAGTTTCTGTGAAACCAGCCACAATTTTAGAACATTTTTTAGCAGGACCAGGTAAGGTCCCATTTTATCCAGTAGAGCCTGGGGGCCTTATTTACAGAAGCTGACATATTCTTCACATTGTAAGTGAAGACGTAATGAAGTAAGTAAGTGACAAAGAACTGAAGTAAGCTTAAACTGACTCATttcctctggattttttttcccagaagtgATTTAAAACAGTTGTGAAAATTAAGAAGTCAGCTGCATAGATACTGTTTCCTTAAACTCTGCTGCTGGCGTGTCACTAATACTTTGTTACTCTGAAACCAGCTTTATAACGTTAATACTGTCTTAAATATGTCTTCAGATCTTATATTCCAATCAACAACaagtaaagaagaaactgaatctgatttttctccttAGAAAACATTAGaacatttaaatgaatttaaTGGAGGTAGGTCCACATTCTGTTTCATACTGAACAATGCCAAGAAGCAACTTTGAAGCAGGACAAAAGAGCGCTGTGTCAGAAAACAGATCTACAGAAGGGTATTCACCCTTCATCAAACAAGAAGATTCCCTAAATTTggtagaaggaaaagaaaaaaaaaaaagctggaaagctGGACAGCAGTCCAACAAAACccttttaaaggcaaaaataaattaaaaaaaaaaagcctcccaCTGACTTTCAGCAGTCTCTCAGCAACTGCAAAGGAGAGTTTAGACTGTTAGTCACTCATTCCTTTGATGTCATTACAAAGCAAATGAGTATAGGACAACAGAAGTGTGGCATCACTGAAATTATAAAGCCTCATTTAGCAcataaacttcagaaaatgtctAACGAATGCCCCTTCCTCAGTATTTCTCTTCCACTGCAATATTGCAccactttgctttttttatccACTTTTTATAAAAAGTTGAATCTAATAAAGGAAAAGTTAAATTTTACAAACGTTTGTTATAAAAATTTATCGTATAAAAATGCCAAACCCCCTAAAAGCCATATATACAAAATGTATCCGATTTATGAAAATAACTGGACCCAATTATAtaacaaaacaattttatacAAAAAGGTACAGGATTGCATTCAAAGTAAtacaaatgaaagtaaaaaaccCCTTCAAAACGTCTCGTTCATAGAagatctgtttcttttaaatttacagGTATATAAAGCAGTATGAAACTGTCTCATGTGAGCCACCATTTCATGGGAAACACGCACTGGTTTAGAGAGTATTTCCACACGTCACCGGTGAGCACCATACTTTGCAGACCAGTCAACATGCCCGTGGATCGGCTGAGCTGGTGGTGGGAGAGGCATTAACCTTGGTGTGCTTTTTGTAGGTGAATTGAACGATGGCCGTCCAAGATGGGGTCTTACTGACTTCAGAGGAGCATAATCTAAGGgacaaaagaaaatgccatGAGATAAAGGTTCAGTGAGTAGCTGTCCACATAGAACAGCAACTGGATGCAGGTCCAGATCCttatttcttcaggaaataagcctccttttttaatagaatttgaTACTTACTAGAAGATGGATCCACAACTGGTGCTAACTGAACCCTCTGCCCAGCAGAGCCTACTTCCTTCTTCAGAAATGAAGGGATATAACCACTAGTTAGACCGCTTGATCCTACGGGCCCTGAAAGAAATGGCAAGCAACACTTGAGCTTAACACAATGGATCTCCCACATTATCAACAGATGACAGAGGTGTGCACTGATGGGTCATATTCAAGATCAAGCCTGATCACGGACTGATGAAAACAAGAACTTCACTGAAGACACTAGAAATCCACAGATCCTACACATAGCTGCATTCAGGAGACTGCCAGCATCAGGAATAGAAAACAAGTACAAATTGTACTCttagaaagaagcagaaattgcCCTTCTGACATCTCAGCTTTTTCAAGGTTTCTCAAAGCTTTCAAAACTTAGCATTTCAGTTGGAATTATTTCGTTTAACTTTCAGCAGCTGGGTCCTATGAATATACTCACTCTTGATTTCTGTGCAGTGAGACTGGGACTCTGGTGCTACACAAAGCTCCTACTGAAGCCAGTTAAGAGTACAACTTCATAAATTGGGACAGATTCATGTTCCAAATTTGGAAAGTCACCTACAAAACTTGTCCCTAAGATGAGCAGGAACAGATCTGACTGACCTGGATCAGCCGTAGAAATTGGAACAAAAATagttataaataaaacagtCTAGAGTCATAGCACAGATGGACTCTAAACAAATTAACATGCACAGATCAGATCCATCGCACATATGCTGTAATGTACTagagcagcagagcagtggCAAAGCATATTGTGGGAAATTATGATAGTaagtaaaaaagggaaaaatctaATGATATCCTATGCAGctacaaaagcagcaaaaacttGTAGAAGAGCCAGGAAGGAGACATATGCTACATACATAAAGGTTCTCATGTAGTTTAGCCACTTACAACATCCTCCCACCTTGAATCTTTAAAGAACAATTTTCTGATGAAATTACATCcaaaattttaagttttttattttttaaaccagaatTTCTAAAGgccaaaaatgtttctttgggCCAAAATTCAACAGAAATTTTCTCAATCAAATGTTTTCATAACAACATATGCAAAACAAGTACCGCACTGCAAAACTGTAACAACACATGAAAACCTGAAGCCAAGAAAGATTTAGAGAGGAAATACATAGATACAATCTAGAAACATCAACATGTTTAAGTATATCTGGTAAAATCTAATGTAAAAATCTACAAATTAATTACTTCAAATCAAATAATAGGGATTAAATACCTGAAATACCAAATGCCCCAAaaacctgaagaagaaaaattgaagagttttgctttttgtctgaattttttaaagctaCAATTATTTCACTATTTTAAACAGCATCACTTAAAAGACATGATGAtagattttatttgctttattcaCATAACGAGAGAGAAAAATGGTGTGTACAGCTAGTTCAATTTAGACCAGCTTCCAGACAGTCATTTATGCACCAGCTGggctaaaataatttgtaaaccTGAAAATATGACTTAGAAAAACTGATGAGGGAAACTGAAGGCAAGATGAAGTATTTCAGGTTGAACAGACCTAAGCTGTCCAACCTTCTATGCACATGGTACTTCAAACCAGACTTTTGGGGATTCATTAGAAGAAATTACTAGGTTTCAGTTTAAGGTAGTCTCCAAATCCAAGGAACAGTGCTCATAACTGATTTTGACAGACAGAACAGACATGGTAGCAAATATCTTCGGAGCTGACAATGTATTAGAAATGGGTGATCCCAAAATACAGCTGTCTGGAATTGCAGAGACATCACCCATTATCTTTTCTCAGAGTGTTAAGCACAGCTTCTTACCTGAATTCATCCTGTTAATACTTCCTCCCAAAGCGGAAGCTTTTCCAGGCAAACCAGAACTGGGCCAGGGATTAGACGGAACAGACTCTTTGTTGGAAGTGGAGACTATGCTATTCCTTGTGCTTATTCCTAttgcaaaaatgcagaaattactgccctgaaatctctgttgTTACACAGGCTTGCATTCATTCCATGTGATGTACAATCTTAGAGCAAATGTCCAGTTCAATGAACTAAACCAAAACCTTTTTGCATTTAAGCTGCCTCTGGGTTACTTCCCATCCTCTCATATGGCAATGCTATGACTAGTCATAGGCCCTAATCCTCAAAGATAATAGTGTAAGTAATTCCACTAGCATCAGTGGCTGCTTAAGTCAAGGAACAGGATCCTGACATCAAGGCCGCAAATATTCTCAAGTCACAGAAGGTGAACCTTGCAACGTAAATGAAATCTATGCTTCATATCAAACATGGCATTTTACAGCCTTTAGCCTAACAGTGACCAGATAACCTGAGAGTAAATAATGGTAGATTACATTTCTCATAGTACTGTACCCTTCTTTGGTGTATCTACTGAAACCACAGATTGTTCAAACAGTTTGCAGTAAAGTTTGTTCATATGTCAcatattatttgtatttaataaacATCACATATTTAAGCAGGGTACCTAACATGCAAGGATGTGCTCACAATTTATGGTAAAGCAAAAGCAGGCTTGGGATCAATGTGTTTTACAACCTCCTCTAGTAACACAACTTTTAGCTACCAAAACTCTACTTAAGTGATCCAATTTGAAAGTCATTGCAATTaattgtttcaggaaaaaagactGAGTTTACCATCACAATACCTTCTAGTTTacttatttaattttgaagtatTAGTACTACAAGTGAATGAACACCTAACACTGCCTTTGTAAACACAAATTATGAAACGGGATACATTTATACTCAGGTCATTTTAAATACAGGCAGACATGCTGTCCGCTTCCTGTACTTCATCCTGCCCCAGTGCTGGTCTCAGCATAGCAGAGGTTAACATGAAGACAAGCATGCAGTTCCTCTACAGAGACATGGATTTGCATTCTATTTAACTCCAAGCTACAGCAAAGTAAATTCCCACTATTAGTTAGCTTCTGTTGTTCATGGTATTATATACTCATGAGGTAAACATAGGAGACTTTCTTTTCCAGCCTAGAAGACCAGTCTTACCCTTCTCAGGGAAACAGTGAATAGCTTGGCACATCAACAGACATTTTCTAACACACTTTAAGGTATAAGAGAGTATCCAGCAGGAGGAAGTACCACCAACAATCCTGTCCCCTTCTTGTAAGCAGGGTTCATCTCAGTTGCTAGACTGCTAGAATGCAGTTTGTATCATGGCCATCTACATTAGCAAAGCTCTTGCTCTCCTCATTTTCTTTAAGCAGTAGCCCCACTCCACAAGCTCAAAGGATAAAGCCTAATGTACCAATGGCTATTTCATACTGCTGTTGGaattacaggaagaaaaacaaggaagtaTTTTTACTAACCAGGCAGATACCTAGAATGTCTCAAGTAGtgttgctttgctgcagaaactCGCAATGTGGGAGTGTCCTGCCGGGGAAAGGTCGCATGGGAAGGTGCACTGCTGCCAGAGCCTACAGCATCCGAAGGCTTCAGGTCCAAAATGCTTTCAAATCTATAAACCAAAAATTGCCACACTTAGTCCAATTCTTACAGCGTATGTTTATCCACAGTTGGCCTTCTCATCTCCATCCCATCTCCAGGAATCATTTCCTCACGCTGCATTTGCTACAGCATAAACACACAGACAACAGTGAATATTTTCAGCCTGAAGCCATAGTGCCCCTGAAAATCAGATCTGTGCTTCTAGTTCCCTTATATattgcttttaaagtttttataaaTCAGTAAGTTTTTCTCTACTGTGTATGATCCATGGAAACTGTAGCTTAGAGTCACCCAAAACAGTTTATATGTGTGGAATATGTCAAAATGGTTCATTTGTGAAATAGAAAGTACATATTCAATGATTAACTTGGGAAGACTTAAGCTAAGCATCAttttcagtggggaaaaatgaaCACGGAATTGTATGCACTGTGCATCAAAAAACGTGTTGCAATTCGAAGGTCAGCATTCAACAAGCAGCCAAGGCAAAGCAGGAGAGAGACAAGCTGCATGTCCTTTACCCGCCTGGATATATGTTTCTAGATCCACAGAAAGCATAAAGAGCAACATTATGAAAAAAGAGGCAAAGCCTAAGGAAGTAAGACCAAATAGCACGTGGACATAAAAGAAACCAACTTACCTACAAAGAGTTTCATCACCctgccttttcttgtttttcaagtCCATCCTCGTGACAGAAGAGCTGAAATCAAGGTCTTCCAAGTCATCCCAGTCTTCAGAACTCTTCACTGTTCTAGCAAGATGTCCCCATCTTCGCCTAGTTTTTTGCTTAAGTTCACCATTTATATGCTCAGTCCCAGTAGATGTTTTCTGTTATAAAGattggaaagaaacaaaaccatgcGCTTACACCATAAACCAGGTGACAGAACAAAGAGGACTTCTTTTCCCTGCCTCAAAGAGTAATAGTGGTAGCAGAGCTGTAATAACAGAATCCTAATCTTTCATTAAACATGCTAACACAATCTGTAGCCTGTAGACATTATTACATATCTTCTGCATTTCATCCTGTAATAAAGTATCTTGCCCTGACAGAAGAATAGATTTCTTAGGTCTCAATTCCAATTCTATTTATATTTCACTATACACCTCCCAAACAATTACCTCACactcagtttttatttcttgacCCATCTTGGGAGTACAAACTGCACGCACATTCAGGTTTCCACAAGCCTGTGCCCAGACATTTATACAATCTATTTTTCTTGCAGGACAGCACAGGTACAAATTTGTGTCTCTTCAGCCATTTAAGCTCATCAGCACATTTCAACCTTGTGCTACTCTGTATATGGTCAATACAGACCCTACTTAAGACTGATCTCTTAGCAGCAGAATTCGCACTGTCTGCTCTCATCATCTATCTTATGAATCCAGTCTCCTTGTACAATCAACAGAAATGGTAGGTTCTTATGCTGAAAGAAGACTCTCTTGTTTTCCATGGCCAGTATAGAAGCCCAAAGGCAGTATTATTCTCAGTCACATAAACTGGATGCCTTAAATGGATGAAGGCAATAGCCCCATCCCCCTCATTTCAATACTATTTAGCTTAATACTTTTCTCTCTGGCATCAATTCCATTAATATTCTGACCACTGTACATCTTTTTTACTCGTATGAATTCACAGTGTCATCCTTTAAGTGGTGCTTTACAACAAAGGGAAGCATAAAATGGCTTTCAAATGAGAAATTGACTGGCTTGTTTTATAGCAATTGGATTTAGATTTCAATAGAGTAACTTCCAGTTTCTAGCAGAAAGTTGTAACTATTCTTTATTCGCAATTCCTGTCCTTTCAGTAAAGTACAAGAACCTtgaaagagaacaagaaaaacaaacacaattaAGGGAAAATCAGGCAGTGGTATACCACAAAGTGTATCTTATGCTAGATGGACCTTTACCTGCTGAGGAACCTTATTGTGAATTGCAGGCAGAAGAACCTGGTTAGACTTGTCCTCCTGTAAGTAGTTACTATGCTCAGCCCCAGAGTTGTCCGTCTTATACGGGTACACCAAGTGCTGAGAAGACTGGCTTTGTTGAAAAGGCCTTGACGAAATGCGGGTGTGAGGTTTCGGAGGCGGTTGTGCTGGAGGGACTGGCTTAATATGCAGAGACGATTTATTATGCAGTTCCTTTTGTTTCCCCAGCTCCTGAACGCCCAGGGCATGCCCAACCTGGAAGTAGGGATATCGAAGTGCCTAAAACATAATGAAGATGTTAGGATCCAACTTAAGGCACCAAAGTTTTTAACTTACTCCAGCCCTATGTGAGGGTacaaatttaatttccttttatctgGGGTGGGAAACAGCAGAAGACCCATCTCTCAGCACTAGATTCTAGTGAGCACAATCCACTTCAGAATAATGCCACAATAGTAGAAAAGTTTGAACAGATACCGAGTTATCAAATCCTCTGTGGACTtgcacaaaaggaaaaggttcTGCAGAAGTAAAGATACTTAACCAGGTATATGGCATTTAGCACATTTCCTTATGTGCTGTCTCttcatgtgtgtgtatgcatgtgcatgtgcaaACACATGCACACCTGTCATCACAGATTCGGCCATCAAGACTTGAATGACCCCAGAGACATCCCAGCCATTCCATTCTCCAGTTCCAAGACTGAATCAAGTGAAAGATAACCCTTATGAAAATTAGCCTCTCTTTTTTGGAAGATATGTTGGTAGAAGTATCTTTATTCTGTCTTATAAGTAATTAAGGAGTTGTCAGTAAATGTGATTCATCTCTGCCCATCTTGCTGTTTCAGGTATACTCATCTTCCCCTCCCAAAGACCTCTCACTGCTCAGATTCCTCACCATATTTGTACCTTACTGTAAAACGTTTTTTAATGGCTCTTAACACCAAGTTATAGTtagtattttctgcttttcattaccTTTGAGAGTTCTTCacctattttactttttaactgctttaaagctttttattacAATTTGTACTGAAGGTCTGATATAATCACAAAGGTTCAGCTATGGTCCTATTGATATGAAGTCAGATTTGAACCACGACAGTACTGATCTCTGCAATCAGTGGCTACCATCAACATCAGCTGGACCACCTGGGCTATGCTTACGTACAGGATGTTGGGACATATCTACAGTGCAACTGAGCTGAAACTGGCTTGCAAATTGCCTTGCATAAGCTAGCTTTATCCAGGCAACactgggctggatgagcagacagtgaggtggactgaaagCTGGCTCAATGGCCAGGCCCAGAGGGTGGCGATCAGTGGAACAAAGTCTGGCTGGCGGCCAGTAGGTATCGGTGTACCCCAGAGGTCAATATTGGGACAAATACTGTTCAACACCTCCACACAAAACTGGAAGGAGTGGCTGATACgccagagggtcatgctgccattcagagggacctggacaggctggagaaacgggctgacaggaacctcaagTTTAGCAAAGGGAAATATCAAGTCCTGTACACGGGaaggaacaaccccatgcaccagtacatgctggggtCAACCACctggaaagcagttttgcagatAAGGACTTGGTAGACGCCAAGCTAAACATGAGCTACCAATATGCCCTTGCTGTAAATaaggctaatggtatcctgggctgcatgagcaggagtgctgccagcaggtcaagggcAGTGacccttcccctctgctttgcactggtgaggccacacctggagtgctatgtccagtttggggctccccagcagaagagagagatggacataatggagagagtccagtgaagggccgcgaagatgattaagggaccGGAGCATTTCTCCTATGAGGAAACACtaagagagctgggactgttcagcccgGAGAAGCTAAGGTTTTTATCAAAGTACGCAAACACCCAAAGGGAAGGTGCAAagaggacggagccaggctcttttcagtggtgcccactgACAGGAAAacaggcaatgggcacaaaccaaaacacagcaggttcactctgaacatcaggaaacgcctttttactgtgagggtgacagAACACTGGCACATGTTGCCTAGGGCAGGGGGCTTGcaccagatgacctccagaggccACTCTCAACctcaatgattctgtgattctgtggcaCGTATCAATAGCAATGAAAGAGCAGCATTACAGCCTTCAGCCATACATCCTACCTTCACTCTGCTGCTATTTACAGTGACTGCACTACACGTAATTCAGGTGTACATATACACAATGCAGTCACACATTTGATCATTGAGCACACACCCCATGCAGTTCATGTTGCATGCACAAGATTGATTACTCTCTTTTAATTACTCCCCTTTGTCCAGCAAATTGTTCTTGGcttctgctcttcttccttGTTAGAACTGTACCCCTGAGCAACCGTTAAATGACTGGCTATAAAAGGTGTCTTGCAGTGAAAGGAAGCATTGTATGCAGATGTGAGAAAAGAAGACAAACCCAAACCTGACTAGCTGTTGGCCGCTTTTTGGGGTCCCACTGCAGCATGTCTCTCATGAGCTGCACCGCTTCACTGCTAGCATTAGGTACGAGGGTTTTTAGGTTGTTAGGTACACACTGAGGCCAGCGAAAGTTCATGGAGGCTGAAAGTTGGTAGCCTTCAGGCCAGTCATTCTGGAAGAATGAGATTTCCAATCACAAAGAAAGTTCAGCTGTAAAACATCATAGTGCCTAAGTACACTAGCATATATTCCTCTATCAGTAACAGACTGTCTCCAGCTTACTCTAGGCTATATTAAAAATTTCACTAGAAATTTTCACCTCAAGCCTCTGGTGAGAGCTAAGTCTTGCTTTACATCCAAGTCAAAGGCACAAATTGAATCAGGAGATAGGAGTCTTGCCATGATTCTAAATTCTAGTCCCTTAAACCATAGATTTATACACAATAtgcaagagaaaatgaaatatctgCCTAATGAAATCACAGTCTAATGACTTTCTTTGCCGTTCAGGGGTCTATTTCTCCTGCTCTAAATGTCAGGTTTTATAGCATAATTATATAATgcttatttcacagaaaataagttttaattTAGTTTACTATATCAGCGATCAATACCATACAACAGCAGTAAGAGTGaaaattgattatttttatgcttACTGCTATTGTACCATTCTGTATTGTAGAACACCTCTAGTATTACTGCAGTGTGGAACGTCACTTTAGCTACCTTCTTTGGTGTCCCCAAGACTTGGCAAATTTTGAATATAGTATCAATTTCACTGGCGCCTGGGAAGAGAGGCCTCAGTGTGTAAACTTCTGCCATTATACAACCAACAGCCCAAATATCTATTGGAGAACTATAGCTGGTGGATCTCAGAAGGACTTCAGGAGCCCTGTACCTgtaaaaagagaggaaaacaagaaaaaacaaatcccaGCAATCAACATGATTCAAACAGGCATACATGAAACCATTCAGCTATTCATTCTTTGCTGTTAAGAGCGAACATCCCTTAAAAAGCTCCTATCCTCTCCCATCCTATACAtaagacttcattttttttctagaatgaAGAATTAAAACCTACATAAGCTCTTGTAAGCTCTCTTATGCCTTTCTGACATGCAGCAACCCCAGCATGTCCCACCTGCCTTATCAGGCTCCCTCTTTGTTCCTGTGCGGCTGCCATCTGTAAACTGTCTTACACTAACTGTAGCTTTTTGAATTATGCCAAGCTTAAATAAAAGTTTCATAAATAGGAGGCATCAAAAGTGGTATTACATGCAGCACAAATTTAATACTTCTTCAAAGGCTTGACTGTAAGTTTCACACAATGTATGCGAATACTAGCACTTACCATCTTGTGGATACATAATCAG includes these proteins:
- the CILK1 gene encoding serine/threonine-protein kinase ICK — protein: MNRYTTIRQLGDGTYGSVLLGRSIESGELIAIKKMKRKFYSWEECMNLREVKSLKKLNHANVVKLKEVIRENDHLYFVFEYMKENLYQLMKERNKLFPESTVRNIMYQILQGLAFIHKHGFFHRDLKPENLLCMGPELVKIADFGLAREIRSRPPYTDYVSTRWYRAPEVLLRSTSYSSPIDIWAVGCIMAEVYTLRPLFPGASEIDTIFKICQVLGTPKKNDWPEGYQLSASMNFRWPQCVPNNLKTLVPNASSEAVQLMRDMLQWDPKKRPTASQALRYPYFQVGHALGVQELGKQKELHNKSSLHIKPVPPAQPPPKPHTRISSRPFQQSQSSQHLVYPYKTDNSGAEHSNYLQEDKSNQVLLPAIHNKVPQQKTSTGTEHINGELKQKTRRRWGHLARTVKSSEDWDDLEDLDFSSSVTRMDLKNKKRQGDETLCRFESILDLKPSDAVGSGSSAPSHATFPRQDTPTLRVSAAKQHYLRHSRYLPGISTRNSIVSTSNKESVPSNPWPSSGLPGKASALGGSINRMNSGPVGSSGLTSGYIPSFLKKEVGSAGQRVQLAPVVDPSSNYAPLKSVRPHLGRPSFNSPTKSTPRLMPLPPPAQPIHGHVDWSAKYGAHR